GAGAGCGCGGCGAAGCTGCACGCAGCACTCGAAGGCACGCCCGACGCGTGGCTGCGGCGCAAGGTCGCCATGATCGACAGCGCCGGCGCCCTGTCCGGGTGGCGCGTGCTGATGATGATGGTCGAACACGACATCCACCACCGCAGCCAGATCGACACGTACGCCGGGCTCAACGGGTGGGACGTCCCCGACATCTACGGCCGGAGCGCCGAGACGATCATCGGCCTGCAGGGCGCCGAGCGCGCGAAGCACCAGTAGTAAGACTTCTTCCGAAGCCGCGTCGGGCGTACGGGGCTCACGGTGTTAAACAGCCGTCCGGGCTCTGTCGCGCGTTTCGACCCGCGCTCCGTTGGTTCGGGGTAGGCTGTCCCGCATGCGCATCGACATTCTGACGCTGTTTCCGGAGA
The sequence above is a segment of the Dehalococcoidia bacterium genome. Coding sequences within it:
- a CDS encoding DinB family protein, with translation MRYFDAVHRRARRDIAALPPEADGWTPPSGEGENGWSINTLIGHMAGSRLYFASAYVGEGWISPQPPDVSRRDLWLDAVDESAAKLHAALEGTPDAWLRRKVAMIDSAGALSGWRVLMMMVEHDIHHRSQIDTYAGLNGWDVPDIYGRSAETIIGLQGAERAKHQ